From one Lotus japonicus ecotype B-129 chromosome 3, LjGifu_v1.2 genomic stretch:
- the LOC130747325 gene encoding cytochrome c-type biogenesis protein CcmE homolog, mitochondrial — protein MASKLALRFRSHLLRTTSLFHRQQLFKPPPPPSLLASLPEALSTRQYFALSGHRFLSTARRQPPRSKKHVDIGARARQLQNRRLWTYALTFGCVAGFIVVVLNNFQDQLVFYVTPTDMLEKHRSNPSKAKFRLGGLVLEGSVVYPSSSPGVEFVVTDLITDIVVRHEGSLPDLFREGHSVVVEGFVKPFTVEIKNEVSAKSVAAKARTGECYFAATEVLAKHDEKYMPKEVAAAIEKNKKIIEEAAGESVEETTAS, from the coding sequence ATGGCCTCTAAACTCGCTCTCCGATTCAGATCCCATCTCCTCCGCACCACCTCACTCTTCCACCGACAACAACTATTTAAACCCCCGCCGCCGCCGTCGCTCCTTGCTTCGCTACCGGAAGCCCTTTCAACCCGCCAATACTTCGCCCTCTCCGGCCACCGCTTTCTCTCCACAGCTCGCCGCCAGCCGCCGCGATCCAAGAAACACGTGGACATCGGCGCGCGAGCCCGGCAGCTCCAGAACCGCCGCCTCTGGACCTACGCGCTAACCTTCGGGTGCGTGGCGGGGTTCATCGTAGTCGTGCTCAACAACTTCCAGGACCAGTTGGTGTTCTACGTTACCCCAACCGACATGCTCGAGAAGCACCGCAGCAACCCTTCCAAGGCGAAGTTCCGGTTAGGGGGTCTCGTCCTTGAGGGGAGCGTGGTGTACCCTTCTTCTTCCCCTGGTGTGGAATTCGTGGTCACCGATTTGATCACCGATATCGTGGTCCGGCATGAGGGTTCTCTGCCGGATTTGTTCAGGGAAGGGCACTCGGTGGTTGTTGAAGGGTTTGTGAAGCCTTTCACGGTGGAGATCAAGAATGAAGTGTCGGCGAAGAGCGTCGCCGCGAAGGCTAGGACTGGAGAGTGTTATTTTGCGGCTACTGAGGTTCTTGCTAAGCATGATGAGAAGTATATGCCTAAAGAGGTTGCTGCGGCGATTGAGAAGAATAAGAAGATTATTGAGGAGGCTGCCGGTGAGTCAGTGGAGGAAACAACCGCCTCTTAG
- the LOC130747323 gene encoding zinc transporter ZTP29-like isoform X1, whose protein sequence is MDSQVILGILLSSLGGFSTSIGALFVIMSQAPSLKMLGLLQGFAAGLMLSISFFDLAHNALNTLGFLRGNLWFFAGVIFFAVVANFIPEPAVAPPTSDEKSRKKARNEDNMDIMKKRRRQVLVSGIITAIGISLHNFPEGMAVYLGSMKGLRVGLNLALAIALHNIPEGVAVALPVYFATESKWHAFKLAALSGFAEPLGVIIVACLFPTSLNPEILEGLLASVGGVTAFLTLHEMLPLAFEYAGHKQSVKAVFCGMAFMSTSLYLLRLSLPEETGL, encoded by the exons ATGGATTCTCAGGTCATACTTGGTATCCTCCTTTCATCCCTTGGTGGCTTCAGTACATCCATTG GTGCACTTTTTGTAATCATGAGTCAAGCTCCAAGTCTGAAGATGCTTGGGCTGTTACAG GGTTTTGCTGCTGGTTTGATGCTGAGCATATCATTCTTTGACCTTGCTCATAATGCCTTGAACACACTTGGCTTCCTCAGAGGCAACCTTTGG TTTTTTGCTGGTGTCATATTCTTTGCTGTTGTTGCCAATTTTATACCAGAACCAGCAGTTGCTCCTCCTACTTCAGATGAAAAGAGTAGAAAG AAGGCTAGGAATGAAGATAACATGGACATTATGAAAAAACGACGCCGTCAAGTTTTAGTCAGTGGAATTATAACAGCCATAG GTATAAGTTTGCATAACTTTCCAGAGGGAATGGCAGTGTACCTTGGATCTATGAAG GGTCTTCGTGTTGGTCTTAACCTTGCTCTGGCTATTGCTCTGCACAATATCCCTGAG GGTGTTGCTGTTGCACTTCCTGTCTATTTTGCTACAGAGAG TAAATGGCATGCATTCAAATTGGCTGCACTTTCTGGCTTTGCTGAGCCTCTGGGTGTTATAATTGTAG CTTGTCTATTCCCTACCAGTCTAAATCCTGAGATTCTTGAGGGTTTACTTGCATCAG TTGGTGGCGTTACGGCTTTTCTAACACTTCATGAAATGCTGCCATTGGCTTTTGAGTATGCGGGACACAAGCAATCTGTTAAAGCAGTTTTTTGTGGAATGGCTTTCATGTCTACAAG CTTGTATCTTCTACGTTTAAGCTTACCAGAGGAAACGGGCTTGTAG
- the LOC130745006 gene encoding uncharacterized protein LOC130745006: MELTSITPAAAENMNGEKKLVLHGNLFFVQLNVAKELNQIAKVDDEGEKKIVTPAAENVNGEEEKNVSNLFFVLLNVAKNYIDLEFFELQELNQLLYLNLAKQYIKQSNDVELSALGLEVALDHGGSDQGPKTGGVTATDGGNRDGKKGNRDGKKEAGRDRKRKGRDDSKGEGGKGGAGKDGDDGDREGVSISNKYALSGTMTG; this comes from the exons ATGGAATTGACATCGATTACTCCTGCTGCTGCTGAGAACATGAATGGTGAGAAGAAGCTTGTTCTTCACGGCAACCTCTTCTTCGTCCAGCTCAACGTTGCAAAG GAATTGAACCAGATCGCTAAGGTAGATGACGAGGGCGAGAAGAAGATCGTAACTCCTGCTGCTGAGAACGTGAATGGTGAAGAGGAGAAGAACGTTTCCAACCTCTTCTTCGTCCTGCTCAATGTTGCAAAG AATTACATTGACCTTGAGTTCTTCGAATTGCAGGAATTGAACCAGTTACTCTACCTCAACCTCGCAAAG CAGTACATAAAGCAGAGCAATGACGTTGAGCTCTCCGCATTGGGCCTGG AGGTGGCACTTGATCACGGTGGCAGTGATCAAGGACCTAAGACTGGAGGTGTCACAGCCACTGATGGCGGCAACAGGGATGGTAAGAAGGGCAATAGGGATGGTAAGAAGGAGGCTGGTCGGGATCGTAAGAGGAAGGGGAGGGATGACAGTAAGGGCGAGGGAGGCAAGGGAGGTGCTGGTAAGGATGGTGACGATGGTGATCGTGAGGGgg TGTCAATTTCTAACAAATATGCTTTATCAGGAACAATGACTGGTTAG
- the LOC130747326 gene encoding uncharacterized protein LOC130747326: MATSDSTNGSPTGDTTVIPTPTASSSSSAKPDFHPALAVSNIKNNIPFKLELDKDHYAMWAELFETHAHATQVLHHIIPQADMEPPARTDASYVRWATLDSTVKQWIYSTISFDLLSTVMEKGSTAMATWNRIASMFEDNQNSRAVALDQDFISTRMEDFPNVSAYCQRLKHISDQLRNVGAPVSDHRLVLQLVSGLTEPFRGVATLIRQSEPLPPFLKVRSMLILGESGLARMSGPASQTALHTSASRPPASVDSSQQRPTYRSDQGHSNHRYGSGQNRNYQGGSGKPRKKGGSRYPGSSGSSGSSAASPPPWRPPPQASWNPWGWAPPPGWAPSPWGMPPCPYPTSQWSRPMGVPQQPGVLGPRPQAYTATASPAPTDIAADMHTMSLTPPDTTWYMDTGASSHTAASQDGDASPEM, encoded by the exons ATGGCTACCTCCGACTCCACCAATGGCTCTCCAACCGGCGACACCACTGTGATCCCTACGCCCACGGCGTCGTCGTCTTCCTCTGCCAAACCGGATTTTCATCCGGCCCTTGCTGTCAGcaacatcaaaaacaacattcctTTCAAACTTGAGTTAGACAAGGATCATTATGCTATGTGGGCTGAATTGTTTGAGACTCATGCTCACGCCACTCAGGTGCTCCACCACATCATTCCTCAAGCTGACATGGAGCCTCCTGCGCGCACCGATGCTTCCTATGTccggtgggccactcttgactcCACTGTCAAACAATGGATTTATTCCACCATCTCCTTTGACCTTCTCTCCACTGTTATGGAGAAAGGTTCTACTGCTATGGCTACTTGGAACCGTATCGCTTCTATGTTTGAGGACAATCAGAACTCCCGTGCTGTCGCCCTCGACCAGGATTTCATCTCCACTCGCATGGAGGATTTTCCTAATGTTTCGGCCTATTGTCAACGTCTGAAACATATCTCTGATCAGTTGAGGAATGTTGGTGCCCCTGTTAGTGATCATCGTCTTGTTCTCCAGTTGGTCTCTGGTCTCACTGAGCCTTTCCGTGGTGTTGCCACCCTGATCCGTCAGAGTGAGCCTTTGCCTCCTTTCCTCAAGGTCCGCTCCATGTTGATTCTAGGGGAATCTGGTCTCGCCAGGATGTCAGGTCCGGCCTCTCAGACTGCTTTGCACACCTCTGCTTCCCGTCCACCGGCCTCCGTTGACTCCTCTCAGCAGCGCCCCACCTACCGCAGCGATCAGGGCCACTCCAACCATCGTTATGGGTCAGGGCAAAATCGCAATTATCAGGGTGGTTCTGGTAAACCTAGGAAGAAAGGTGGCTCCCGTTATCCTGGATCATCTGGCTCTTCTGGTTCCTCTGCTGCATCTCCTCCACCCTGGCGCCCACCACCGCAGGCATCCTGGAATCCATGGGGTTGGGCTCCTCCCCCTGGTTGGGCTCCTTCCCCTTGGGGCATGCCTCCTTGTCCTTACCCCACATCTCAGTGGTCGCGTCCCATGGGTGTTCCGCAGCAACCCGGCGTTTTAGGTCCGCGTCCTCAGGCCTACACCGCTACTGCTTCTCCAGCACCCACTGATATCGCTGCTGACATGCACACCATGTCCTTGACTCCTCCAGACACCACGTGGTACATGGACACCGGCGCCTCGTCCCATACTGCGGCATCTCAAG ACGGGGATGCCTCTCCTGAGATGTAA
- the LOC130747323 gene encoding zinc transporter ZTP29-like isoform X2: MDSQVILGILLSSLGGFSTSIGALFVIMSQAPSLKMLGLLQGFAAGLMLSISFFDLAHNALNTLGFLRGNLWFFAGVIFFAVVANFIPEPAVAPPTSDEKSRKARNEDNMDIMKKRRRQVLVSGIITAIGISLHNFPEGMAVYLGSMKGLRVGLNLALAIALHNIPEGVAVALPVYFATESKWHAFKLAALSGFAEPLGVIIVACLFPTSLNPEILEGLLASVGGVTAFLTLHEMLPLAFEYAGHKQSVKAVFCGMAFMSTSLYLLRLSLPEETGL; this comes from the exons ATGGATTCTCAGGTCATACTTGGTATCCTCCTTTCATCCCTTGGTGGCTTCAGTACATCCATTG GTGCACTTTTTGTAATCATGAGTCAAGCTCCAAGTCTGAAGATGCTTGGGCTGTTACAG GGTTTTGCTGCTGGTTTGATGCTGAGCATATCATTCTTTGACCTTGCTCATAATGCCTTGAACACACTTGGCTTCCTCAGAGGCAACCTTTGG TTTTTTGCTGGTGTCATATTCTTTGCTGTTGTTGCCAATTTTATACCAGAACCAGCAGTTGCTCCTCCTACTTCAGATGAAAAGAGTAGAAAG GCTAGGAATGAAGATAACATGGACATTATGAAAAAACGACGCCGTCAAGTTTTAGTCAGTGGAATTATAACAGCCATAG GTATAAGTTTGCATAACTTTCCAGAGGGAATGGCAGTGTACCTTGGATCTATGAAG GGTCTTCGTGTTGGTCTTAACCTTGCTCTGGCTATTGCTCTGCACAATATCCCTGAG GGTGTTGCTGTTGCACTTCCTGTCTATTTTGCTACAGAGAG TAAATGGCATGCATTCAAATTGGCTGCACTTTCTGGCTTTGCTGAGCCTCTGGGTGTTATAATTGTAG CTTGTCTATTCCCTACCAGTCTAAATCCTGAGATTCTTGAGGGTTTACTTGCATCAG TTGGTGGCGTTACGGCTTTTCTAACACTTCATGAAATGCTGCCATTGGCTTTTGAGTATGCGGGACACAAGCAATCTGTTAAAGCAGTTTTTTGTGGAATGGCTTTCATGTCTACAAG CTTGTATCTTCTACGTTTAAGCTTACCAGAGGAAACGGGCTTGTAG
- the LOC130747321 gene encoding BTB/POZ domain-containing protein POB1-like, protein MMEPTCSCGADFGFAFNHNNFSDAVLRIEIMTDPVDSATAIADCLCQGKRKRDEELFPSGTIVRVETLHISSTILADKSPFFFKLFWMKELNQTLKINASEEAAFMELLNFMYCNTLIVTAAPALLDVLVTADKFEVSSCMRYCTQLLLNFPMTPESALRYLELPDTVLMADAIQPLVDAAKQYVVGRYKNITKFQEEVMALPLSGIEAILASDDLQVPSEDAVYDFVLKWARKHYNKQTERRGVLSTRLVCLIRFPYMTCRKLREVLSCIDFRHKDVFELVREALIFKAEAPHGQWLLAAKEPVSLKHRFVQRAYKYHSVKVVKFELPQQRCVVYLDLKREECASLFPSGRLSSQAFHLGGQWYFLSAQCNLDQHDSFHCFELFVAMKRNGPGGFALVECEFAVRCKPTEEFVVSKKMAKKKFTGGDMFGRRNLFATPWTSFIADDSPFFINGVLHLKAELTIRH, encoded by the coding sequence ATGATGGAGCCCACGTGCTCCTGTGGTGCCGATTTTGGCTTTGCTTTCAATCACAACAATTTCTCCGACGCTGTTCTCCGGATCGAGATCATGACGGACCCGGTTGATAGCGCCACTGCCATCGCTGATTGCCTTTGCCAAGGCAAGAGGAAACGCGATGAAGAATTATTCCCTTCTGGTACTATTGTCAGGGTTGAAACACTGCATATCAGTTCTACTATCCTGGCCGATAAAAGTCCCTTTTTCTTCAAGCTTTTCTGGATGAAGGAGTTAAATCAGACCCTCAAGATTAATGCATCTGAAGAAGCTGCTTTCATGGAGCTACTCAATTTCATGTACTGTAATACATTGATTGTTACTGCAGCACCTGCTTTGTTGGATGTGCTTGTAACTGCTGATAAATTTGAAGTCTCTTCATGCATGAGATACTGTACCCAGTTATTGCTAAATTTCCCCATGACACCTGAATCTGCGTTACGTTACCTGGAACTTCCTGATACTGTTTTAATGGCTGATGCAATACAACCATTGGTTGATGCTGCAAAGCAGTATGTTGTAGGCAGATATAAGAATATAACCAAGTTCCAGGAAGAGGTTATGGCCTTGCCTCTTTCTGGAATAGAGGCAATATTGGCTAGCGATGATCTCCAGGTTCCATCAGAAGATGCTGTATATGACTTTGTTTTAAAGTGGGCTAGAAAACACTACAACAAACAGACAGAAAGGCGAGGAGTTTTGAGTACACGCCTTGTGTGTTTAATTCGCTTCCCTTATATGACATGTAGAAAGCTTAGGGAGGTTTTATCATGTATTGACTTTAGACATAAAGATGTATTTGAGCTTGTTCGTGAAGCCCTAATTTTCAAGGCGGAGGCTCCACATGGTCAATGGTTACTAGCAGCAAAAGAGCCTGTTTCTTTGAAACATCGTTTCGTGCAGAGGGCATATAAGTATCACTCCGTTAAGGTGGTAAAATTTGAACTTCCACAACAGCGGTGTGTGGTGTATTTGGATCTGAAGCGGGAGGAGTGTGCCAGTTTGTTCCCATCTGGGCGGTTGTCATCTCAAGCATTCCATTTGGGTGGACAATGGTATTTTCTATCAGCACAATGCAACCTGGACCAACATGACTCTTTCCATTGCTTTGAGCTGTTTGTAGCAATGAAGAGAAATGGCCCGGGAGGCTTTGCTCTGGTGGAATGTGAATTTGCAGTAAGGTGTAAGCCAACAGAGGAGTTTGTTGTTAGCAAGAAAATGGCCAAAAAGAAATTCACTGGGGGAGATATGTTTGGCCGTAGAAACTTGTTTGCAACTCCATGGACTTCATTCATAGCTGATGATAGTCCTTTCTTCATCAACGGTGTTCTCCACCTCAAAGCTGAGCTCACCATCAGACATTAA